A DNA window from Arachis hypogaea cultivar Tifrunner chromosome 18, arahy.Tifrunner.gnm2.J5K5, whole genome shotgun sequence contains the following coding sequences:
- the LOC112772426 gene encoding protein SRG1 encodes MDEIKNPYGTSILVPSVQELAKHKISTVPQRYVHPQQHEDLAISGADLALEIPVIDLQKLLSTQDGNSELSKFHLACKDWGFFQLVNHGVSPSLIEKVKLETKDFFNLPMSEKKKFWQTSQYVEGFGQAFVVSEDQKLDWADIYYMSTLPTHMRLPHLFPNLPLPFRETLELYSEELKNIGNIIVKQVGIALNMDEKEMRELFEVDGIQSMRMNYYPPCPEPEKVIGLTPHSDGGGLTILLQVSEVEGLQIKKDGIWVPVTPLPNAFIINIGDALEIVTNGIYRSIEHRAVVNSEQERLSIATFYSPRYDTTLGPASSLITKETPPRFKTIKLKEYLEGLFARKLDGKSYIDAMRILTEHRD; translated from the exons ATGGATGAGATCAAGAACCCGTATGGGACTTCAATTCTTGTGCCATCAGTTCAAGAATTAGCCAAACACAAAATTTCAACTGTTCCACAAAGATACGTTCATCCTCAGCAACATGAAGATTTGGCCATCTCTGGAGCTGATCTTGCTCTTGAGATTCCAGTTATTGATTTGCAGAAATTGCTTTCTACTCAAGATGGGAATTCTGAATTGTCTAAGTTTCACCTTGCATGCAAAGATTGGGGATTTTTTCAG CTGGTAAATCATGGAGTTAGCCCTTCTTTAATAGAGAAAGTAAAGTTGGAGACTAAGGATTTCTTCAACCTTCCAATGTCAGAGAAGAAAAAGTTTTGGCAAACTTCTCAATATGTTGAAGGGTTTGGACAAGCTTTTGTTGTGAGTGAAGACCAAAAACTTGATTGGGctgatatttattatatgagcacTCTTCCAACTCACATGAGATTGCCCCACCTATTTCCAAACCTTCCTCTTCCTTTCAG AGAGACTCTAGAACTTTACTCAGAGGAGCTGAAAAATATAGGCAATATTATTGTTAAACAAGTGGGAATAGCTTTGAATATGGATGAAAAAGAAATGAGAGAGTTATTTGAAGTAGATGGAATACAATCCATGAGAATGAATTATTACCCTCCATGTCCTGAGCCAGAGAAGGTTATTGGTCTCACACCACATTCAGATGGAGGAGGTTTAACCATTCTCCTACAAGTTAGTGAAGTTGAAGGGCTACAAATAAAGAAAGATGGCATATGGGTTCCTGTTACACCCCTCCCTAATGCCTTCATTATTAACATTGGGGATGCCTTGGAG ATTGTAACAAATGGGATATATCGAAGTATAGAGCATCGAGCAGTGGTGAATTCTGAACAGGAAAGGCTTTCTATTGCTACATTCTACAGTCCAAGATATGATACCACATTAGGTCCTGCATCAAGTTTGATCACTAAAGAAACACCACCACGATTCAAAACAATCAAATTAAAGGAGTACCTAGAGGGATTATTTGCTCGTAAACTTGATGGAAAATCTTACATAGATGCTATGAGAATATTAACAGAGCATCGAGATTGA
- the LOC112773316 gene encoding mitogen-activated protein kinase 19, with protein sequence MQQDQLKKDMKELDFFTDYGDANRYKILEVIGKGSYGVVCAAIDTHTGGKVAIKKINDVFEHISDAIRILREVKLLRLLRHPDIVDIKRIMLPPSKRDFKDIYVVFELMESDLHQVIKANDDLTREHHQFFLYQMLRALKYMHTANVYHRDLKPKNILANANCKLKICDFGLARVAFNDEPTAIFWTDYVATRWYRAPELCGSFSSKYTPAIDIWGIGCIFAEVLTGKPLFPGKSVVHQLDLITDLLGTPSPEVIAGVRNEKARKYLTEMRKKPPVPFEKKFPNADPLALRLLQRLLAFDPKERPTAQEALADPFFKGLAKVEREPSCQPISKLEFEFERRRLNREDVRELLYREILEYHPQLLKDYMNGMEGTNFVYPSAIDHLRKQFAYLEENHGKSGPVIPPERKHASLPRSTVHSSTFTPSAQPSFPPNENKQIAEDASKISRAAGESNSTSHIIRPSRPPPKVPTAKPGRAVGTTVSYYDSGRNMKDNYDPKMFYRNTLPQAVSPHFFQRMCPTNPKTPSEAYKDVSQGKHQLPSQQGNVPARLAIDLNTNPYYQHGKSDHVSAIDAKLIQAQSQFGAVGAAAVAVAAHRHSGCF encoded by the exons ATGCAGCAAGATCAGCTCAAGAAG GACATGAAAGAGTTGGACTTCTTCACCGACTATGGGGATGCCAACAGATACAAGATTCTTGAAGTTATAGGGAAGGGTAGCTATGGAGTTGTCTGTGCAGCAATTGACACACACACTGGGGGGAAAGTTGCAATAAAGAAGATTAATGATGTTTTTGAGCATATATCCGATGCCATTAGAATCCTGCGCGAGGTCAAGTTGCTAAGACTTTTAAGACACCCTGATATTGTTGATATTAAGCGGATCATGTTGCCACCTTCAAAGAGAGATTTTAAGGATATTTATGTGGTCTTTGAGCTCATGGAGTCTGATCTCCATCAAGTCATCAAAGCTAATGATGACTTGACCCGCGAACACCATCAGTTTTTTCTTTATCAGATGCTACGTGCTTTGAAGTATATGCATACAG CAAATGTGTATCACAGAGACCTTAAGCCCAAGAACATACTGGCTAATGCAAACTGCAAGCTCAAAATTTGTGATTTTGGACTTGCCAGAGTTGCATTCAATGATGAACCAACTGCAATATTTTGGACG GATTATGTTGCTACTAGATGGTACAGAGCCCCTGAGCTGTGTGGATCGTTCTCATCTAAG TATACACCAGCGATTGATATATGGGGCATAGGATGCATTTTTGCTGAGGTGCTAACAGGAAAACCGTTGTTCCCTGGCAAAAGTGTTGTGCATCAATTAGATTTGATTACTGATCTTCTTGGGACACCATCACCCGAAGTTATTGCAGGA GTTCGAAATGAGAAGGCCAGGAAGTACCTCACAGAAATGCGGAAGAAACCTCCTGTgccatttgaaaagaaatttCCAAATGCTGATCCATTGGCACTTCGCCTACTGCAAAGGCTTTTAGCATTTGATCCAAAGGAGCGGCCAACTGCCCAAGAG GCACTAGCTGATCCTTTCTTCAAGGGTTTGGCCAAAGTTGAGAGAGAGCCTTCATGTCAGCCAATTTCAAAATTGGAATTTGAGTTTGAGAGGAGAAGATTGAATAGGGAGGATGTTAGAGAACTACTGTATCGAGAGATTCTGGAGTATCATCCTCAGCTTCTCAAAGATTACATGAATGGAATGGAAGGGACAAATTTCGTCTATCCTAG TGCCATAGATCATTTGAGGAAGCAATTTGCTTATCTTGAGGAAAACCATGGTAAAAGTGGCCCTGTGATTCCTCCGGAGAGGAAGCATGCTTCCCTTCCAAG GTCCACGGTACATTCTAGTACATTTACTCCCAGTGCCCAGCCATCATTCCCTCCGAATGAGAACAAGCAAATTGCAGAAGATGCATCTAAGATTTCGAGAGCTGCTGGAGAATCTAATTCAACCAGTCATATAATAAGGCCTTCAAGACCTCCACCAAAGGTGCCAACAG CAAAACCGGGTAGAGCTGTAGGGACGACGGTTTCATACTATGATAGTGGGAGAAACATGAAAGACAATTATGACCCAAAGATGTTCTACCGAAATACTCTTCCTCAAGCAGTCTCTCCACACTTTTTCCAAAGGATGTGCCCTACAAACCCCAAAACACCATCGGAGGCATACAAGGATGTTTCACAAGGCAAACACCAACTTCCATCCCAGCAGGGTAATGTGCCAGCGAGACTGGCTATAGATCTTAATACCAACCCATACTACCAGCACGGGAAGAGTGATCATGTCTCTGCCATTGATGCTAAGTTGATTCAAGCACAATCTCAGTTTGGTGCAGTTGGTGCTGCTGCAGTAGCCGTGGCTGCACACAGGCACTCGGGGTGCTTTTAG